The following coding sequences lie in one Halorarum halophilum genomic window:
- a CDS encoding FAD-binding oxidoreductase, with protein sequence MSSRFTDVSFLTDVVPEDQVETDPDALDAYAGDEGPHPARRPDAVVHAHGTDDVSAVLAACHDRDVPVTPRSGGSSIEGNPIPVAGGVVLDTYPMDDVDVRPADRLAVTGPGVVYDDLNDHLAPYELRFAPGIAAGNLATVGGMIANDASGLNAVKYGVTADHVRHLEVVLADGSIIEFGRSVAKSASGYRLKDVFVGSEGTLGVVTEATLALEPRPIERRAALATFPTREAAGDAVANVMAGPLTPGALEYLDSAAARLLDETNDAGLPDAPQLIVELHGTNDGVAADLDVVRDACEDAGCTGFETATEAEIDRLWAARRDVYPAACDYREDATVAFIGDVVVPVSRYPDHRRARRPARRRTRRHRALRRPRR encoded by the coding sequence ATGTCATCACGTTTCACGGACGTCTCCTTTCTTACGGACGTCGTCCCCGAGGACCAGGTCGAGACCGACCCTGACGCTCTCGACGCGTACGCCGGGGACGAGGGCCCGCACCCCGCTCGCCGGCCGGACGCCGTCGTCCACGCGCACGGCACCGACGACGTCTCCGCCGTCCTCGCGGCCTGTCACGACCGCGACGTTCCCGTCACGCCTCGTAGTGGCGGATCGAGCATCGAGGGGAACCCCATCCCCGTCGCCGGCGGCGTCGTCCTCGACACGTACCCGATGGACGACGTGGACGTCCGCCCCGCGGACCGCCTCGCCGTCACCGGCCCGGGCGTGGTCTACGACGACCTGAACGACCACCTCGCGCCCTACGAGCTCCGGTTCGCGCCCGGTATCGCTGCCGGCAACCTCGCCACCGTCGGCGGGATGATCGCGAACGACGCAAGCGGTCTGAATGCCGTGAAGTACGGCGTCACCGCCGACCACGTCCGCCACCTCGAAGTCGTGCTCGCCGACGGCAGCATCATCGAGTTCGGGCGCAGTGTCGCAAAGTCGGCGTCCGGCTACCGCCTCAAGGACGTGTTCGTTGGGAGCGAGGGCACCCTCGGCGTCGTTACCGAGGCGACGCTCGCGCTCGAACCCCGGCCCATCGAACGTCGCGCCGCGCTCGCTACCTTCCCAACCCGCGAAGCCGCGGGAGACGCCGTCGCGAACGTCATGGCCGGCCCGCTCACCCCCGGCGCGCTCGAGTACCTGGACAGCGCGGCCGCTCGCCTCCTCGACGAAACGAACGATGCCGGCCTCCCGGACGCTCCCCAGCTGATCGTGGAACTCCACGGGACGAACGACGGCGTGGCAGCCGACCTCGACGTCGTCCGGGACGCATGCGAGGACGCGGGCTGTACGGGGTTCGAGACTGCGACCGAGGCCGAGATCGACCGTCTGTGGGCGGCCCGCCGCGACGTGTACCCCGCTGCCTGTGACTACCGTGAGGACGCCACCGTCGCGTTCATCGGGGACGTGGTCGTCCCCGTCTCACGCTACCCGGATCATCGTCGCGCGCGCCGCCCGGCTCGCCGACGAACTCGACGTCACCGCGCCCTGCGTCGGCCACGCCGGTGA
- a CDS encoding acyl-CoA synthetase family protein, with amino-acid sequence MKVGCEDGLDTVEITAEVAEDYDGSTERLRRQIHERLSNVPSFTPDDLTPVDAGGIERTEVGKVQRVFDRR; translated from the coding sequence ATGAAAGTGGGTTGCGAGGACGGCCTCGATACCGTCGAGATCACCGCCGAGGTCGCCGAGGACTACGACGGGAGCACGGAGCGCCTCCGACGGCAAATCCACGAGCGCCTCTCGAACGTCCCCTCGTTCACCCCGGACGACCTCACGCCCGTCGACGCCGGCGGCATAGAGCGTACCGAGGTCGGGAAGGTCCAGCGCGTCTTCGACCGCCGCTAG
- a CDS encoding Zn-ribbon domain-containing OB-fold protein, with protein MGAYVSLPTWWRSLDSRYRLVVGRCSECGAHTFPPEGACVGCNAVGSLVEVEPEGTGEILAHTVIESGAPPEFSDLLDAEGAIGVVLVELDEGARVPGMLTDCDPGEFGRGDRVEAVVRRIYKQEGVLRYGAKFRPL; from the coding sequence ATGGGCGCCTACGTCAGCCTACCCACCTGGTGGCGGAGTCTCGACAGCCGGTACCGCCTCGTCGTCGGTCGGTGTTCCGAGTGCGGCGCCCACACGTTCCCACCGGAGGGGGCCTGCGTCGGGTGCAACGCGGTCGGCTCGCTCGTCGAGGTCGAACCCGAGGGGACCGGCGAGATCCTCGCGCACACCGTCATCGAGAGCGGCGCCCCGCCCGAGTTCTCCGACCTGCTCGACGCGGAGGGGGCCATCGGCGTCGTGCTCGTCGAACTCGACGAGGGGGCTCGCGTCCCCGGGATGTTGACCGACTGTGACCCCGGCGAGTTCGGCCGCGGCGATCGGGTGGAGGCGGTGGTTCGGCGGATCTACAAGCAGGAGGGGGTCTTGCGGTACGGCGCGAAGTTCCGCCCGCTGTAG
- a CDS encoding alpha/beta fold hydrolase: MRSHTVRGGGDVDLHVVETGPSDGEPVLFVHGLSQCRLSWTKQLESDLADDYRLVAFDNRGHGRSDKPRDGYDDPDLWAADVRSVLESLELDDVVLVAWSYAGLIALDYVDRYGTDRLAGLNLVDAVSKIGTEEATALLDPGYLDLLQGMGSTDAEESVAALESFVRRCVHDELPPDDLYFMLGFNVVVPPYVRNALRDRTVVHDDVLATVDVPALVTHGAEDRIVTPEGGEALADLPPGDLTSVSVYPDAGHTPFWEAPERYDRELREFLRDVHG, encoded by the coding sequence ATGCGTTCACACACAGTCCGGGGAGGCGGCGACGTCGACCTGCACGTCGTCGAGACGGGGCCGAGCGACGGCGAGCCAGTTCTCTTCGTCCACGGCCTCTCCCAGTGCCGACTGTCGTGGACGAAACAGCTGGAGTCCGACCTCGCCGACGACTACCGGCTGGTCGCGTTCGACAACCGGGGACACGGCCGCTCGGACAAGCCCCGCGACGGGTACGACGACCCTGACCTGTGGGCGGCGGACGTGCGGTCCGTCCTCGAGTCGCTCGAACTCGACGACGTGGTGCTGGTCGCGTGGTCGTACGCGGGTCTGATCGCCCTCGACTACGTCGACCGCTACGGGACCGACCGGCTCGCCGGGCTGAACCTGGTCGACGCCGTCTCGAAGATCGGCACCGAGGAGGCGACGGCGCTGCTGGACCCGGGCTACCTCGACCTCCTCCAGGGAATGGGCTCGACGGACGCCGAGGAGAGCGTGGCCGCCCTCGAGTCGTTCGTCCGGCGGTGCGTGCACGACGAGCTTCCACCCGACGATCTGTACTTCATGCTGGGGTTCAACGTCGTCGTCCCCCCGTACGTCCGGAACGCGCTCCGCGACCGGACCGTCGTCCACGACGACGTGCTCGCGACCGTCGACGTGCCGGCGCTCGTCACCCATGGCGCCGAGGACCGGATCGTGACGCCGGAGGGTGGCGAGGCGCTCGCCGACCTCCCCCCCGGGGACCTGACGTCCGTCTCCGTCTACCCGGACGCCGGCCACACGCCGTTCTGGGAGGCGCCGGAGCGGTACGATCGGGAACTGCGGGAGTTCCTCCGTGACGTCCACGGGTGA
- a CDS encoding VOC family protein codes for MPTAIDGIHHVTAFADEPQENYDFFTDVLGLRFVKRTVRFDVPEKIYHLYYGDEGGTPGTVITYFPMTNMPMEEGVVGKGQMSSTGLNIPEGSADYWQNRFEEHGVEHTVEERFGQTRISFTDPDGTPYVLVTNDDTDIEPWDGSDVPEEHGVRGMHSVTIHSADPQGTFDILETMGWERVGRSDHPQAGDLVRYQSGGEGPCADVVDVLIRPNAPNGVMGIGTYLHVAFRVANKWEQTEWSDELRANGYITTSRKDRDYFHSQYITEPGGAVFEYATMGPGFTLDQEPSEFGQELKVPDWLDADLEYIEEQLPPLNTD; via the coding sequence ATGCCAACCGCTATCGACGGAATCCACCACGTGACCGCGTTCGCCGACGAACCGCAGGAGAACTACGACTTCTTCACGGACGTGCTCGGCCTCCGCTTCGTCAAGCGGACCGTGCGGTTCGACGTTCCCGAGAAGATCTACCACCTCTACTACGGCGACGAGGGGGGGACGCCGGGGACCGTCATCACCTACTTCCCGATGACGAACATGCCGATGGAGGAGGGGGTCGTCGGGAAGGGGCAGATGAGTTCGACCGGCCTGAACATCCCCGAGGGATCGGCCGACTACTGGCAGAACCGGTTCGAGGAGCACGGCGTCGAGCACACAGTCGAGGAGCGGTTCGGCCAGACCCGCATCTCGTTCACCGACCCGGACGGCACGCCCTACGTGCTCGTGACGAACGACGACACCGACATCGAACCCTGGGACGGCAGCGACGTCCCCGAGGAACACGGCGTCCGCGGAATGCACAGCGTCACGATCCACTCGGCTGACCCCCAGGGGACCTTCGACATCCTCGAGACGATGGGCTGGGAGCGCGTCGGGCGCTCCGACCACCCGCAGGCCGGCGACCTCGTCCGGTATCAGTCGGGTGGCGAGGGCCCCTGCGCCGACGTCGTCGACGTCCTCATCCGACCGAACGCCCCGAACGGCGTGATGGGGATCGGAACGTACCTCCACGTCGCCTTCCGGGTCGCGAACAAGTGGGAGCAGACGGAGTGGAGCGACGAACTCCGGGCGAACGGGTACATCACGACCTCCCGGAAGGACCGCGACTACTTCCACTCGCAGTACATCACGGAACCCGGCGGCGCCGTCTTCGAGTACGCGACCATGGGGCCGGGGTTCACGCTCGACCAGGAGCCCTCGGAGTTCGGCCAGGAGCTGAAAGTTCCGGACTGGCTCGACGCCGACCTGGAGTACATCGAGGAGCAACTGCCGCCGCTGAACACGGACTGA
- a CDS encoding nitrite/sulfite reductase, with protein MPTDVEKWKSETYGNEIREHLMEFAEGGWESIPEDEHDAWFERFKWWGLYHQRNGQESYFMMRIGTPNGVLTPGQLRVVGEIADEYARGPGENPEFGAAYCDWTTRQSIQLHWIRLEDIPDIFEKLEANDLSTQQACGDSWRNIVGCPVAGKDSNEFVDALPVAMNLHDTFKGDDDHTNLPRKWKVSVTGCREGCGQGDINDLAFEPAEKDGRKGFNVRVGGGLARNEPRLARDIDVFVEPEDANEVAGGMSALFREHGNREDRYSARIKFLVDEWGTEKIRDVLQEEFVDFELETAGEDLRDEYTYNSGRATGGHHDHVGVHEQNDGNYYVGLNVLVGRMGVDDTLELADLADEYGSGEVRLTQRQNVLVTDVPEEDLDDLLAEPLLEDYSPDPHPFMRGSIACTGTEFCSLSIVETKNRQVRYARWLKENVELPDGVENFHIHLSGCTASCAQPQIADISLRGMKTRKDGEAVEALDIGLGGGLGEDPRFADWVGQRVPADEVPGAIGNLLASFEERREGEESFRDFVERSDEETLEVLIEPEETSYEDPYMHNTKLTWYPYAEEDSMDDSPAPASADGTPITSDD; from the coding sequence ATGCCCACGGACGTCGAGAAGTGGAAGTCGGAGACGTACGGCAACGAGATACGGGAGCACCTGATGGAGTTCGCCGAGGGGGGCTGGGAGTCCATCCCCGAGGACGAGCACGACGCCTGGTTCGAGCGCTTCAAGTGGTGGGGGCTGTACCACCAGCGGAACGGCCAGGAGAGCTACTTCATGATGCGGATCGGCACGCCGAACGGGGTGCTGACGCCCGGACAGCTCCGCGTCGTCGGCGAGATCGCCGACGAGTACGCGCGCGGTCCCGGCGAGAACCCCGAGTTCGGCGCGGCCTACTGCGACTGGACGACTCGCCAGTCCATCCAGCTCCACTGGATCCGGCTGGAGGACATCCCCGACATCTTCGAGAAGCTGGAGGCCAACGACCTCTCGACCCAGCAGGCCTGCGGGGACTCCTGGCGAAACATCGTCGGCTGCCCGGTCGCCGGCAAGGACAGCAACGAGTTCGTCGACGCGCTGCCGGTGGCCATGAACCTCCACGACACGTTCAAGGGCGACGACGACCACACCAACCTCCCCCGCAAGTGGAAGGTGTCGGTGACGGGCTGCCGCGAGGGCTGCGGGCAGGGCGACATCAACGACCTCGCGTTCGAGCCGGCCGAGAAGGACGGACGCAAGGGGTTCAACGTCCGCGTCGGCGGCGGCCTCGCGCGGAACGAGCCCCGCCTCGCCCGCGACATCGACGTGTTCGTCGAGCCGGAGGACGCCAACGAGGTCGCCGGCGGCATGTCCGCGCTGTTCCGCGAACACGGCAATCGCGAGGACCGCTACTCCGCCCGCATCAAGTTCCTCGTCGACGAGTGGGGCACCGAGAAGATCCGCGACGTCCTGCAGGAGGAGTTCGTCGACTTCGAACTGGAGACGGCGGGCGAGGACCTCCGCGACGAGTACACGTACAACTCGGGGCGCGCCACCGGGGGTCACCACGACCACGTCGGCGTCCACGAGCAGAACGACGGCAACTACTACGTCGGCCTCAACGTCCTCGTCGGTCGGATGGGCGTCGACGACACCCTCGAACTCGCGGACCTCGCCGACGAGTACGGCTCCGGCGAGGTGCGGCTCACCCAGCGCCAGAACGTCCTGGTGACGGACGTGCCCGAGGAGGACCTCGACGACCTGCTCGCAGAGCCGCTGCTCGAGGATTACTCGCCGGACCCGCACCCGTTCATGCGCGGCTCCATCGCCTGCACGGGCACGGAGTTCTGCTCGCTCTCCATCGTGGAGACGAAGAACCGCCAGGTGCGTTACGCCCGCTGGCTGAAGGAGAACGTCGAACTCCCCGACGGCGTCGAGAACTTCCACATCCACCTCTCGGGCTGCACGGCGTCGTGCGCCCAGCCGCAGATCGCGGACATCAGCCTCCGCGGGATGAAGACCCGCAAGGACGGCGAGGCGGTCGAGGCGCTCGACATCGGCCTCGGCGGCGGCCTCGGCGAGGACCCGCGCTTCGCCGACTGGGTCGGCCAGCGCGTCCCCGCCGACGAGGTGCCCGGCGCCATCGGCAACCTGCTCGCGAGCTTCGAGGAGCGCCGCGAGGGCGAGGAGTCCTTCCGCGACTTCGTCGAGCGCAGCGACGAGGAGACGCTGGAGGTGCTCATCGAGCCCGAGGAGACCTCCTACGAGGACCCGTACATGCACAACACGAAGCTCACGTGGTACCCGTACGCCGAGGAGGACTCGATGGACGACAGCCCGGCGCCCGCCAGCGCCGACGGAACGCCCATCACCTCGGACGACTAA
- a CDS encoding TatD family hydrolase, which produces MDRRYPSARPIDPEFVDDEDRPEFPPELTNLPWVDVHNHAHTLSWNDRERFALSGCHAMVMMAAGYYWTPYRPVEPSDVRYLWDDALNRLDQIERSHIFDAKLGIGVHTGVRVEGWEELVDLMDDYCALEEVAVVGETGITSTQHVERWDLDGQREVVRRQLEVASAYDLPAILHTPSDPSGIDIPFRARGTVPGYELDLDLQQSPVLDADDVKRAAVEIDVELADEAGLDQDRVVLSHASREVAPFVMDHTDCHLSFTVSYPWLHDVTPRDVAAVIEEYGPERVLLETDSAGVLRNDIFALKRTLFELYRLGLDLDTIRTVAFENPMELLS; this is translated from the coding sequence ATGGACCGACGCTATCCGTCGGCGCGTCCGATCGACCCCGAGTTCGTCGACGACGAGGACCGCCCCGAGTTCCCCCCGGAGCTGACGAACCTGCCGTGGGTGGACGTCCACAACCACGCGCACACGCTCTCGTGGAACGACCGCGAGCGGTTCGCCCTCAGCGGCTGTCACGCGATGGTGATGATGGCCGCCGGGTACTACTGGACGCCGTACAGGCCGGTCGAGCCATCGGACGTCCGGTACCTCTGGGACGACGCGCTCAACCGACTCGACCAGATCGAGCGCTCGCACATCTTCGACGCGAAACTGGGAATCGGCGTCCACACCGGCGTCCGCGTCGAGGGCTGGGAGGAGCTCGTGGACCTCATGGACGACTACTGCGCGCTCGAGGAGGTCGCGGTCGTGGGCGAGACCGGGATCACCTCCACGCAGCACGTCGAGCGGTGGGACCTCGACGGCCAGCGGGAGGTCGTCCGACGACAACTCGAGGTCGCGAGCGCCTACGATCTGCCGGCAATCCTCCACACGCCCTCGGACCCGAGCGGGATCGACATCCCGTTCCGAGCGCGCGGGACGGTCCCGGGCTACGAACTCGACCTGGACCTCCAGCAGTCGCCGGTGCTCGACGCCGACGACGTCAAGCGCGCAGCGGTCGAGATCGACGTCGAACTCGCGGACGAGGCGGGGCTCGACCAGGACCGGGTCGTCCTCTCGCACGCGAGCCGGGAGGTCGCCCCGTTCGTCATGGACCACACCGACTGCCACCTGAGTTTCACCGTCAGCTACCCGTGGCTACACGACGTGACGCCCCGGGACGTCGCCGCCGTGATCGAGGAGTACGGCCCCGAGCGCGTGCTGCTCGAGACGGACAGCGCCGGCGTCCTCCGCAACGACATCTTCGCGCTCAAGCGGACGCTGTTCGAACTGTACCGGCTGGGACTCGACCTCGACACCATCCGGACCGTCGCGTTCGAGAACCCGATGGAACTCCTCTCGTGA
- a CDS encoding thiolase domain-containing protein, translating into MREVYLVGAAQSPFGAFPEESYRSLFATALEGALDSVDGELDRTSIDEAYVGTLGVGGRQLGLAGPSVTEYAGLDGVSCTRVENACAASGTALRQATLAIRAGAADVALAGGVEVMTDTSGDRTRYWLGVSGETEWERMAGTTFAGVYAQMADAHMAEHGTTREDLSRVAVKNHANGAHNPDAHLGFECSLEDAMAATTVADPLNLYDCCPTSDGASVALLAGREAAERLTDDPIRVTGSGQASDRVGLFQRSTLTGIPAAREAAEGAYAEAGVGPDDVDFAEVHDCFSIAELMAYEDLGFCERGESGAYVRRGATEPDGERPVNLSGGLKSKGHPIGATGTGQVVEVFKQLRGEAGDRGVTGLECGLTHNVGGSGGAVAVHVYEGGWA; encoded by the coding sequence ATGCGAGAGGTGTACCTCGTCGGGGCGGCCCAGTCACCCTTCGGCGCCTTCCCCGAGGAGTCGTACCGCTCGCTGTTCGCCACGGCCCTCGAGGGCGCGCTCGACTCGGTGGACGGCGAGCTCGATCGGACGAGCATCGACGAGGCGTACGTCGGCACCCTCGGCGTCGGCGGTCGGCAACTCGGGCTCGCCGGCCCGAGCGTGACCGAGTACGCCGGGCTCGACGGCGTCTCCTGCACGCGCGTCGAGAACGCCTGCGCCGCGAGCGGGACGGCGCTCAGGCAGGCGACGCTGGCCATCCGCGCCGGCGCGGCGGACGTCGCGCTCGCGGGCGGCGTCGAGGTGATGACCGACACGAGCGGGGATCGGACCCGGTACTGGCTCGGCGTCTCCGGCGAGACGGAGTGGGAGCGGATGGCCGGCACGACGTTCGCCGGCGTCTACGCCCAGATGGCCGACGCCCACATGGCCGAACACGGCACCACGCGGGAGGACCTCTCCCGCGTCGCCGTCAAGAACCACGCCAACGGCGCGCACAACCCCGACGCCCACCTGGGGTTCGAGTGCTCGCTCGAGGACGCGATGGCCGCGACGACCGTCGCCGACCCGCTGAACCTCTACGACTGCTGTCCGACCTCCGACGGCGCGAGCGTCGCCCTCCTGGCCGGTCGCGAGGCCGCCGAACGACTGACCGACGACCCCATCAGGGTGACCGGAAGCGGGCAGGCGAGCGACCGGGTGGGCCTGTTCCAGCGCAGCACGCTGACCGGCATCCCCGCTGCGCGGGAGGCCGCGGAGGGGGCGTACGCCGAGGCGGGCGTCGGACCCGACGACGTCGACTTCGCCGAGGTCCACGACTGCTTCTCCATCGCCGAGCTGATGGCCTACGAGGACCTCGGCTTCTGCGAACGCGGCGAGTCGGGCGCGTACGTCCGACGCGGCGCGACCGAACCCGACGGCGAGCGCCCGGTCAACCTCTCGGGCGGGCTGAAGTCGAAGGGTCACCCCATCGGCGCGACCGGGACGGGGCAGGTCGTCGAGGTGTTCAAACAGCTCCGGGGGGAGGCCGGCGACAGGGGGGTCACCGGCCTGGAGTGCGGCCTGACGCACAACGTCGGCGGGTCGGGCGGCGCCGTCGCCGTCCACGTCTACGAGGGGGGATGGGCGTGA